One genomic segment of Spartinivicinus poritis includes these proteins:
- a CDS encoding immune inhibitor A domain-containing protein, with amino-acid sequence MFRLSSISLLASSLMVGATCAASPTLPHSTADLAIADEVGITKLLKKTGRLHQDASPSEASKAVLAYLKETESKTLQMIPGELDRQALTRHKQRLKQAQQFQYQQAGQLPTYPGQLNNQQQTQQYQGKKTQDKVLALLIEFPDYKHNEVGPEDTERYYPDYNIPHYTRLLFSDSGYSGPNQEKLISMRQYYEQQSGNSYSVDGQVVGWYMAKNPAKYYGEGRPDPKVPDLVREALAAAALDPSIDLTQFDQEDRYDYDNDGDLREPDGIIDHLMVFHSSVGQESGGGDLGENAIWSHRSNLRQVYKIPGSEMSAYDYTIQPIDAAAGVCAHEYAHDLGLPDEYDTHRDSKGEPIAYWSIMSSGSHGGKIRGTEPTGFSPWARQYLQANLGGNWLSGTSVNMDELNSRGLTFLLDQANEKAEYLDVVRVNLPPEKVVVNQPYQGEKEYFSGRGDELNQLMSIELDLTTAQAPVLEFKAWYQIEQDYDYARILVNGTPIPGNLTTHEDPHEIGHGWGITGHSDGWVDVSFDLSKFRGHKITLSFNYLTDVGTSEAGFYVDNITIIDNDQLLLEDNAEGDSVFTMQGFAVDPGYFMADQYYLLEWRNHEGVDQGLKHISFNNELMTYDPGLVVWFANDKYTNNWVGVHPGEGFLGVVDADQSVLRWEKESDAQVASTRFQMRDAALSLTWQQSPLNLTSSDGYTLQDHQLYNTATFFDLFDYMNKEIPDAGRILPKYGLLIEVIDQAEDMSAAAIRVSYGLDDNTAQQNQQETQQQLSL; translated from the coding sequence ATGTTCAGACTGTCGTCTATTTCGCTATTAGCGAGTAGTCTAATGGTGGGGGCTACTTGTGCTGCCAGCCCTACTTTACCCCACTCAACTGCCGATTTAGCTATTGCTGACGAAGTGGGTATCACTAAACTATTAAAAAAAACCGGGCGTTTACATCAGGATGCAAGCCCTTCAGAAGCGTCAAAAGCCGTATTAGCTTATTTAAAAGAAACAGAATCAAAAACCTTGCAAATGATACCTGGCGAATTGGATCGACAAGCATTAACACGTCATAAGCAACGGTTAAAACAAGCTCAGCAATTTCAGTATCAACAAGCCGGGCAATTGCCTACTTACCCTGGACAATTAAATAACCAACAACAAACCCAACAATATCAAGGTAAAAAAACTCAAGATAAAGTGTTGGCATTATTAATTGAGTTTCCAGATTATAAACATAATGAAGTGGGGCCTGAGGATACTGAGCGCTATTATCCTGATTATAATATTCCCCATTACACCCGACTGTTATTTTCTGATTCAGGTTATTCTGGACCAAACCAAGAAAAACTGATTTCCATGCGTCAATATTATGAGCAGCAATCAGGCAACAGTTATAGCGTTGATGGCCAAGTCGTTGGTTGGTATATGGCCAAAAATCCCGCTAAATACTATGGTGAAGGTCGCCCTGACCCGAAAGTACCTGACTTGGTTAGGGAAGCGCTTGCTGCGGCTGCTCTAGACCCTAGCATTGATTTAACTCAGTTTGACCAAGAAGATCGCTATGACTATGACAATGATGGCGATTTACGTGAGCCCGATGGCATTATTGATCATTTGATGGTCTTTCACTCCAGTGTGGGGCAAGAAAGTGGCGGTGGTGATTTAGGGGAAAATGCTATTTGGTCACATCGTTCGAATTTACGTCAGGTTTATAAAATCCCTGGCTCTGAAATGTCTGCCTATGATTACACTATTCAACCCATTGATGCTGCTGCTGGAGTATGTGCCCATGAATACGCCCATGACTTAGGTTTACCCGATGAATACGACACCCATCGTGATAGTAAGGGTGAGCCCATTGCTTATTGGTCAATTATGTCCAGTGGTAGCCATGGTGGTAAAATCAGAGGTACAGAGCCTACTGGGTTTAGTCCCTGGGCACGGCAGTATTTACAAGCGAATTTAGGAGGTAATTGGCTATCTGGTACTAGTGTTAACATGGATGAACTCAATAGTCGTGGTTTAACCTTTTTATTAGACCAGGCTAATGAAAAAGCGGAGTATCTTGATGTCGTAAGGGTAAATCTCCCCCCTGAAAAAGTCGTGGTTAATCAACCCTATCAAGGGGAAAAAGAATACTTCAGTGGTCGTGGTGATGAATTAAATCAGCTAATGAGTATTGAATTGGATTTAACTACAGCTCAGGCCCCTGTACTGGAGTTTAAAGCCTGGTATCAAATCGAGCAGGATTATGACTATGCAAGGATCTTGGTTAATGGCACCCCTATTCCTGGTAATTTAACGACTCATGAAGACCCTCATGAGATTGGTCATGGTTGGGGCATTACTGGACATTCTGATGGCTGGGTGGATGTCAGTTTTGATTTATCCAAATTCAGAGGCCATAAAATAACCTTAAGCTTTAACTATTTGACCGATGTAGGCACATCTGAAGCTGGTTTTTACGTAGATAATATTACCATCATTGATAATGACCAACTGTTATTGGAGGATAATGCTGAGGGTGACAGTGTCTTTACTATGCAGGGATTTGCAGTAGATCCTGGATATTTTATGGCTGATCAATACTATTTATTAGAGTGGCGTAACCATGAAGGCGTTGACCAAGGTTTAAAGCATATTAGTTTCAATAATGAATTAATGACTTACGATCCTGGACTAGTGGTTTGGTTTGCCAATGATAAATACACGAATAATTGGGTGGGTGTACATCCTGGTGAAGGCTTTTTAGGTGTCGTTGATGCTGACCAGTCTGTATTGCGCTGGGAAAAAGAGTCTGATGCGCAAGTGGCTTCTACTCGTTTTCAAATGAGAGACGCTGCCCTTAGTTTAACCTGGCAGCAGTCACCACTTAATCTTACCTCAAGTGATGGTTATACATTACAAGACCATCAGCTTTATAACACGGCTACCTTCTTTGACTTATTTGATTATATGAATAAAGAAATACCTGATGCTGGTCGTATTTTACCGAAATATGGGTTATTGATAGAAGTCATTGATCAAGCAGAAGATATGAGTGCAGCCGCTATTAGAGTCAGTTATGGATTAGACGATAATACAGCCCAACAAAATCAGCAAGAAACCCAACAACAATTATCACTATAA
- a CDS encoding immune inhibitor A domain-containing protein, which yields MSYKRVFAASAVGTLLASSLSFAAPFDNGQPFDMPLANEEKLISMLKKSGKIDQTATNQEAKAVLKNYLQQRQAQHTTQSGELAQQAAQLQQQQKHHLQVFDFKDFHQHFPSKNLHSIQLEQYKGGTRTDKVLAVLVEFPDYKHNAVGPEDTDMYYEDYTGEHYQQLLFSGTGYTGPNGKNLISMRQFYEQQSGGSYSVKGNVAGWYMAKESARYYGDNENEPLVRELVREALEAAAKDPNIDLSEFDQEDRYDYDNDGNYREPDGVVDHLMIFHSSVGEEAGGGDLGEDAIWSHRWNLGKIFKIPGTSSDVDRFEGMMAAYDYTIQPIDAAAGVCAHEYGHDLGLPDEYDTRYTGKGEPVSYWSVMSSGSWAGLIPGTEPTGFSAWAKQFLQANMPMSNWLHGKKVDLDDISVWGNAYYLDQANDKGSNNDVVRINLPQKKVLVNKPAEGQYEYFGGKADDLNNLMTVELDLTKTKAPVLLFKTWYQIEEDYDYGRVLVNGKPIPGNLTTFEDPNEIGHGHGITGQSDGWVNAKFDLREFAGQTISLSFNYLTDAGTTEAGFYIDQIDVKDGGRLLFSDNAEGDVPFTLAGFTVDPGYLMADHYYLLEWRNHAGVDVGLKHINRKDNLMVFDPGLIVWYVDDSYTDNWVGIHPGEGFLGVVDSDQTPVRWDDNEIAETRYQVRDAAFSMNWYQTPLKIEIDDRVLTDSQLYNVSTFFDLFNYVHDDIPDAGRKLPKHGLLIEVNGQSEDMTVGRVLVSTPFRGAGQDPFQWLGKGWLEQFSD from the coding sequence GTGTCTTATAAGCGAGTATTTGCTGCTTCGGCAGTAGGCACGCTATTGGCTAGCTCGTTGAGTTTTGCCGCGCCCTTTGACAATGGTCAACCATTTGATATGCCGCTGGCTAATGAGGAAAAGCTCATTAGCATGTTAAAAAAATCAGGTAAAATCGATCAAACAGCCACTAACCAAGAAGCAAAAGCTGTTTTAAAAAACTATTTACAACAACGACAAGCGCAGCATACTACTCAATCGGGAGAACTGGCTCAACAGGCGGCACAATTACAGCAACAGCAAAAACATCATCTGCAGGTGTTTGACTTTAAGGATTTTCACCAACATTTCCCAAGCAAAAATTTACACTCTATTCAGCTGGAACAATATAAAGGGGGCACTCGCACTGATAAAGTATTAGCGGTTCTGGTAGAGTTTCCTGACTATAAACATAATGCCGTAGGCCCAGAAGATACGGATATGTATTATGAGGACTACACTGGTGAGCATTATCAGCAGTTACTGTTTTCTGGTACTGGTTATACAGGCCCTAATGGTAAAAATTTAATTTCCATGCGCCAGTTTTATGAGCAGCAATCAGGTGGCAGTTATAGTGTTAAAGGTAATGTAGCTGGCTGGTATATGGCGAAAGAGTCAGCCCGTTATTATGGGGATAATGAAAACGAGCCACTAGTGCGAGAGCTAGTGAGAGAAGCATTAGAAGCGGCAGCAAAAGACCCTAATATTGATCTGAGTGAGTTCGACCAAGAAGACCGTTACGATTACGATAATGATGGTAATTATCGGGAGCCTGATGGAGTCGTAGATCATTTAATGATTTTCCATTCCAGTGTGGGTGAAGAAGCTGGCGGTGGTGATTTAGGCGAAGATGCTATTTGGTCACATCGCTGGAATTTAGGTAAGATTTTTAAAATTCCAGGTACCTCTAGTGACGTAGACCGATTTGAAGGAATGATGGCTGCTTATGATTACACCATTCAGCCGATTGATGCTGCTGCTGGTGTATGTGCCCATGAATATGGCCATGACTTGGGCTTACCTGATGAATACGACACTCGCTATACCGGTAAAGGAGAACCTGTGTCTTATTGGTCAGTTATGTCCAGTGGCAGTTGGGCAGGATTAATTCCCGGTACAGAGCCTACTGGTTTCAGTGCATGGGCAAAACAGTTTTTACAAGCTAACATGCCCATGAGCAATTGGTTGCATGGTAAAAAGGTTGATTTGGATGATATATCTGTTTGGGGAAATGCCTATTATTTAGATCAGGCTAATGATAAAGGCTCCAATAATGATGTGGTGCGAATTAATCTTCCGCAAAAAAAGGTGCTGGTGAACAAACCGGCTGAAGGTCAGTATGAATACTTTGGTGGTAAAGCAGATGATCTGAATAATCTAATGACAGTTGAGTTGGATCTAACCAAAACCAAAGCACCTGTTTTATTATTTAAAACCTGGTATCAAATTGAAGAAGATTACGACTATGGTCGGGTATTGGTTAATGGTAAGCCAATTCCTGGTAATCTAACCACGTTTGAAGACCCTAACGAAATTGGTCATGGCCATGGAATTACAGGGCAGTCTGATGGCTGGGTAAATGCTAAATTTGACTTGCGTGAATTTGCCGGTCAAACCATTAGTCTTAGCTTCAACTATCTAACGGATGCAGGCACAACTGAAGCTGGTTTTTATATTGACCAAATCGACGTTAAAGATGGGGGTAGATTATTATTCAGTGACAATGCTGAAGGTGATGTACCCTTTACTTTAGCAGGCTTTACTGTCGACCCAGGTTATCTAATGGCTGACCACTATTACTTATTAGAGTGGCGTAACCATGCAGGTGTTGATGTTGGTTTAAAACACATTAACCGTAAAGATAATCTGATGGTATTTGATCCTGGTTTGATCGTTTGGTATGTCGATGATAGTTATACGGATAACTGGGTAGGTATTCACCCCGGTGAAGGTTTCCTGGGAGTAGTAGACTCTGACCAAACTCCCGTGCGTTGGGATGACAATGAAATCGCCGAAACCCGCTATCAAGTCAGAGACGCTGCATTCAGTATGAACTGGTATCAAACGCCGCTAAAAATTGAAATTGATGACCGGGTGCTTACTGATAGTCAGTTATATAATGTCAGTACTTTCTTTGATTTATTTAACTATGTACACGATGATATTCCTGATGCAGGCCGGAAACTGCCAAAGCATGGGTTATTAATTGAAGTGAATGGACAAAGTGAAGATATGACTGTCGGTCGAGTATTAGTGTCTACTCCCTTTAGAGGGGCTGGACAAGATCCTTTTCAGTGGTTAGGAAAAGGCTGGTTAGAACAGTTCTCAGATTAA
- a CDS encoding ArsR/SmtB family transcription factor has protein sequence MQSITPELQSFPMNIQTMKLKVCQAATLLKAISNENRLLILYHLVTDGEMSVGALNDVLDLSQSALSQHLAVLRKDGLVKTRKQAQTVYYSLTCDNTRQVLSLLHELYGDQQQPAH, from the coding sequence ATGCAGTCTATAACACCAGAACTACAATCCTTTCCTATGAATATACAAACAATGAAGCTGAAAGTATGCCAAGCAGCAACGCTACTCAAAGCAATCAGTAATGAAAATCGGTTGCTGATTCTGTACCACTTAGTAACAGATGGCGAAATGTCTGTAGGGGCGTTAAATGATGTCCTGGATTTAAGCCAGTCTGCCCTTTCCCAACATCTGGCGGTATTACGCAAAGATGGCCTGGTAAAAACCCGCAAGCAGGCACAAACTGTTTACTATTCTCTCACCTGCGATAATACCCGGCAGGTGTTAAGTTTGCTTCACGAATTATATGGAGATCAACAGCAGCCTGCTCATTAA
- a CDS encoding HD domain-containing phosphohydrolase, producing the protein MSSFTCDSFTSLDQEVIDDFYTCFRETIEEIEACCGRLDTDNDSSDVHDLFRSMHSLKGNCRMVFLDPLVDATHKLEEIVSDIRDDLYPYEPLFGEFILVIVGKIDLLIQQLLNQGEADQELLDNVEDYIIQVKEAETTERIDIVNSILNKLAGAQVEGPSEEPGGAAAETSVVAEAPPPQPTKLSDLDFFYSLAVKLDALNLFNRDRVAEVAKLCEQINQELNSPVDSKQLTAAVYLHDLGMAFVPKQILHKQGVYTKVEQAQFLDHVRIGAEVLSRVPNWEQAANMVEQHHCHFDGTGHPVGLSGEDICPGARIIFVVDTYETVINEHRDDKSFRRTLLRAVTEINSNSGSLFDPKVVEAFNVVVRQRYVA; encoded by the coding sequence ATGAGCAGTTTTACTTGTGATAGCTTTACCTCACTTGACCAAGAAGTTATTGATGACTTCTACACCTGCTTTCGTGAAACTATAGAAGAAATAGAAGCTTGCTGTGGTCGCTTAGACACTGATAATGACTCTTCCGATGTTCATGATTTATTCCGGTCCATGCACTCATTGAAAGGGAATTGCCGGATGGTGTTTTTGGATCCACTGGTTGATGCTACCCATAAGCTAGAAGAAATTGTTTCTGATATTCGTGATGACCTTTACCCCTATGAACCCCTGTTTGGTGAGTTTATTCTTGTTATTGTTGGAAAAATAGACCTATTAATTCAGCAGTTACTCAATCAAGGAGAAGCAGACCAAGAATTACTGGATAATGTGGAAGACTACATTATTCAAGTGAAAGAGGCAGAAACCACTGAGCGTATTGACATAGTTAATTCAATTTTGAATAAACTGGCTGGTGCCCAAGTTGAAGGACCAAGCGAAGAACCTGGTGGAGCAGCAGCTGAAACATCAGTTGTAGCCGAAGCTCCTCCACCACAGCCAACTAAATTGAGTGACCTTGATTTTTTCTATAGTTTGGCAGTGAAATTAGATGCTTTAAATTTATTTAATCGGGATCGAGTCGCTGAAGTCGCTAAACTGTGCGAGCAAATAAACCAGGAATTAAACAGCCCTGTTGATAGTAAACAATTAACTGCTGCAGTGTATTTACATGACTTGGGTATGGCCTTTGTGCCTAAACAAATTCTTCACAAACAAGGCGTATATACTAAAGTGGAACAAGCACAATTTCTTGATCATGTGAGAATTGGTGCAGAAGTGCTAAGCCGAGTGCCTAACTGGGAGCAAGCGGCTAATATGGTAGAGCAACATCACTGCCACTTTGATGGTACGGGACACCCAGTAGGCTTATCAGGGGAAGATATTTGCCCTGGTGCTCGAATTATATTTGTTGTAGATACTTACGAAACCGTCATTAATGAGCATCGTGACGATAAAAGCTTCAGGCGTACTTTATTGCGAGCCGTGACAGAAATAAATAGCAACAGCGGCTCGTTATTTGATCCTAAAGTTGTCGAAGCCTTTAATGTGGTCGTTAGACAGCGTTATGTCGCTTAA
- the nfuA gene encoding Fe-S biogenesis protein NfuA, whose amino-acid sequence MSLTVTDEAQVYLADLLAKQNVDGIGIRIFITQPGTPYAETCIAYCKPGESQDDDIEMPLNGFSAYIEAVSESYLENALVDYAKDQMGGQLTIKAPNAKVPQIGEDSPLDAKINYYLQAEINPGLASHGGQVSLVEITENNIAILQFGGGCQGCGMVDVTLKDGIERTLMEKIPELSGVKDVTDHSFRDNAYYR is encoded by the coding sequence ATGAGTTTAACGGTAACTGATGAAGCACAAGTTTACTTAGCCGATCTGTTGGCTAAGCAAAATGTGGATGGAATTGGCATTCGCATTTTTATTACTCAACCAGGTACTCCTTATGCGGAAACCTGTATTGCTTATTGCAAACCAGGTGAGTCACAAGACGACGATATTGAGATGCCTTTGAATGGTTTTTCTGCTTATATCGAAGCAGTCAGTGAAAGTTATTTAGAAAATGCGTTAGTCGATTACGCCAAAGACCAAATGGGTGGTCAACTCACCATCAAAGCCCCCAATGCGAAAGTACCGCAGATTGGTGAAGACAGCCCATTAGATGCCAAGATTAATTATTATCTGCAAGCAGAAATTAACCCAGGTCTAGCATCACATGGAGGACAGGTTTCGTTAGTTGAAATTACTGAAAACAATATCGCAATACTACAATTTGGTGGCGGTTGCCAAGGCTGTGGCATGGTAGATGTAACATTAAAAGATGGAATTGAGCGAACACTGATGGAAAAAATCCCTGAGCTTAGCGGGGTAAAAGACGTCACTGACCATAGTTTCAGAGATAATGCTTATTACCGCTAG
- a CDS encoding esterase/lipase family protein, protein MKKIIPLLSCAAILSLAPTSNVMAKKNTGYTATHYPIVLVHGMLGFDKTLGIDYWYGVAEALRKDGARVHVAKLTALDSNEARGEQLIEQLEYWQALYNAKGFNLIAHSQGGPTSRYAMYHLNYDRKQPLIKSVTTIGSPHKGSPVADVILSKPVGDTAHKVFTSVMNGLASIIDKFSSNPQQHIQSFTRSISASSTPKMRQFNQYYPAGLPSSGCGEGQYTVDGVRFYSWSGTQVTTNVLDPTDWGLSLLAKAFKEKNDGLVGRCSSHFGQVIRDNYQMNHVDQINHLFGLHHLLETDPITLFRQHANRLKNEGL, encoded by the coding sequence ATGAAAAAAATAATTCCTCTGTTGAGTTGCGCTGCTATTTTGTCACTTGCCCCTACCAGCAACGTGATGGCAAAAAAAAATACGGGTTATACAGCAACACACTATCCCATTGTATTAGTACACGGCATGTTAGGTTTTGATAAAACGTTGGGCATCGATTATTGGTATGGGGTTGCAGAAGCACTGCGTAAAGATGGAGCTAGAGTGCATGTCGCCAAACTAACGGCCTTGGATAGTAATGAGGCAAGAGGTGAACAGTTAATTGAACAGCTGGAATATTGGCAAGCATTATACAACGCAAAGGGATTTAATTTAATTGCCCATTCACAAGGCGGCCCTACCAGCCGTTATGCTATGTACCATCTTAATTATGATCGTAAACAGCCATTAATTAAATCAGTAACGACCATTGGCTCCCCTCATAAAGGCAGCCCAGTAGCGGATGTTATTCTCAGTAAACCTGTTGGCGATACCGCACACAAGGTGTTTACGAGTGTCATGAATGGTTTGGCAAGCATTATTGATAAGTTTTCCAGTAACCCGCAGCAGCATATACAAAGTTTCACCCGGAGTATAAGTGCTTCCAGTACACCTAAAATGCGGCAATTTAATCAATATTATCCAGCGGGTCTGCCAAGCTCAGGCTGTGGCGAAGGTCAATATACTGTTGATGGTGTGCGGTTTTACTCTTGGTCAGGTACACAGGTTACTACTAATGTTTTAGACCCAACCGATTGGGGACTTTCATTATTAGCAAAAGCATTTAAGGAAAAAAATGATGGCTTAGTTGGTCGTTGCAGCTCCCATTTTGGGCAAGTTATTCGCGATAATTATCAAATGAACCATGTTGACCAGATAAACCACTTATTTGGTTTACATCATTTGCTGGAAACTGACCCTATTACCCTATTCCGTCAACACGCTAACCGCTTAAAAAATGAGGGCTTATAA
- a CDS encoding lipase secretion chaperone, producing MKRLYLLNRGYGWGVLIIALAAIWQLLISQQPSRAPQAVVPDPSDTIPHTKAAAFKHPSTLTLFAEANLPRSLQHTAIDGYFPVDEKGHLIATQAVKERFDYFLSILGEEGFDQVINRIKADITQQLVSPAKEEALHLLSRYLDYKTALADYEQLLTSNLVDQRPILQLFQEHQAMLNSLRQQFFSPATVDAFFGFDQQYSDWVYQRLSINSDTTLSTREKAVALEQLNTSLATDSQVIFTPDLQETQLQSITDELRQQGATADIIYTARAEIMGEAAAARLARLDQTKMHWQQRLQQFRQAYQTIATQQHSQADIQLAVKNLLNQQFSPQEQLRIKTLEKLPDTLFTTPTNSRNPLSD from the coding sequence ATGAAAAGACTTTATCTACTTAACCGTGGTTATGGCTGGGGAGTGCTTATTATTGCGCTTGCTGCCATTTGGCAACTCCTAATTTCTCAACAACCATCTCGTGCTCCACAGGCAGTAGTACCTGATCCTTCAGACACTATTCCTCACACTAAAGCAGCAGCTTTCAAGCATCCATCTACTCTGACTTTGTTTGCTGAAGCGAATCTTCCCCGCTCTTTGCAGCATACTGCTATTGATGGCTATTTCCCTGTGGATGAAAAGGGGCATTTAATCGCTACTCAAGCAGTGAAAGAGCGGTTTGATTATTTTTTATCAATACTTGGGGAGGAAGGATTTGATCAAGTAATCAATAGGATTAAAGCTGATATAACTCAACAGTTGGTATCACCTGCTAAGGAAGAGGCTTTGCATTTACTGAGTCGTTACCTGGATTATAAAACGGCTCTAGCAGATTATGAGCAGTTATTAACCAGTAATTTGGTAGACCAACGGCCAATACTGCAACTGTTTCAAGAGCATCAAGCAATGCTCAACTCCCTTAGACAGCAATTTTTTTCACCTGCAACAGTTGATGCATTTTTTGGTTTTGACCAGCAATACAGTGATTGGGTTTATCAACGGCTATCCATTAATAGTGATACCACGCTGTCAACACGAGAAAAAGCAGTGGCGTTGGAACAGCTGAATACATCACTTGCAACAGACTCTCAGGTGATATTTACCCCAGATTTACAAGAAACCCAGCTACAGTCAATAACTGACGAATTACGCCAGCAAGGAGCGACTGCTGATATAATTTATACCGCAAGAGCCGAAATAATGGGCGAAGCCGCTGCTGCTCGGTTAGCTAGACTGGATCAAACAAAAATGCACTGGCAACAACGACTACAGCAATTTCGACAAGCTTACCAAACGATTGCAACCCAGCAACATTCTCAGGCAGACATTCAACTCGCTGTTAAAAATTTATTAAATCAACAGTTCTCACCTCAAGAACAGCTACGCATAAAAACCCTTGAGAAACTACCTGATACACTATTTACTACACCAACTAACTCAAGAAATCCGTTAAGTGATTAA